Below is a window of Malania oleifera isolate guangnan ecotype guangnan chromosome 1, ASM2987363v1, whole genome shotgun sequence DNA.
ATGTGTTGATATTCATAAGAAAGGAGgcaatcttaggcttatcatttaAAATCTTAAACACTTAgttaagaacaacaatgtatagaatacagtgaacgatcaagaactaaatgtcatataagtaagtgaaagccacttatgaacattaaaacccattaaagaatcacaactcgaaactTCCTATATACTGAAAaattttatagtcaaactcaagttagaaaattaaattctaaggaccaaagacaagctaaaaaatctccaacaaagcaaatgcaatcttaaaaccttctaaactaggattccaccactatcactgaatagaaaaaaaaaaagaaaccataatccatttcctcaatctataaccaaagctttttatatccataactgaatccaagaaaccgcaactcaatctatcacaagtctTCTCACAATCTatgtaacaacttcatgcacaattCAAGccgcatcaagaatgcttgagaagcaaccttttggacaaaactagaaaaccttggTTGAATTGTATTTTAACGTTTTCCTCGgaatattttcttcatggatggtattatgttttatgaattgtatattgaactactggaatacatgcttgtattgaacgccaactgcatggctgatgcagtacattgtgaattgcatgctggtagtggatttaggtttttGCATGCTTGACATGTTTTATTTTGTTAAAACAATCATGTTTCAGGTATAAgatttataggaaaatgtctaatttatagacggcatgctaccgaaattctgttaaaatttttcaaaaatcacctcgtataaagataattatgataaaatgaatgttaaaatatttttgaaatgatgagtgaaagttaaacggaaagtcatttcattaagtcctaaatttgcatctattaacatacatggcatatttttcttcctgattatactaAGCGTTAGCTCTCCATTATGTTCCccatttgtatactaaatttttttcatgattcttaatttgtagggttcgttgatgtcataacatcagcatgatgtcatgcatgcactacagtcatcagatgcaacttttgattatttctttgtaatttctatttttatttgaacaaatataatttttgtattttaatttgaatttgtataatctatttgtatttgaattttgaattttttgaaaatttttttctcaTCTAAAcagatgttatttttttttttaattgaatttgtatttgaattcaaaattttgaataatttatgaattttgtagtaattttggtttcaggttatgtatgcgaaaatataatttcagatttttacaggaattgatgattcaaaaaaattagtaataaaatttttttttaatttcttaattatttgtGAAGGCTTCAAATTTGTCATTAAttgtattaatgacgaatttgagttaagacgatgtagaatttatagtgacggtattagggttttagtgatggttataatccatcactaataccctattattagtgacaaattttaaattcaatagATATAGCAACTAGTAGTTAGTAGTAACTATAGATATTgcaactaatttaaaattgtcactaataccctgattttttgtagtgataataCGACATCTGTACCGACTGAATTTTATAATATACGTGAAAATACAATTTCTGctctatttataatttttctgaaaacGGTCGTTAAAAACATGCTTGTTCtatatttatatgaaatattctaacatgctattaattgcagtaaaaatctatactcatgccacgcaTAAAAGAGTACAATTCTATAACATATTATATGGCTTGAAAACATTTATTTTTTGACGAAAACAATATTAGATctgtttttcaaattttacccAATTCCATTTCAGCATTCCTAAAACTATACATATTTTCTGAATTAAATACTATATATTGAAGAGtgttttttttctgaaaatacctgacttaatttatccccttacttgtttctcATTGAGCCTGCTGAAACTCTAAATCTACGCCCCACGGCGTTCGGagttcaaaaccttgaaattatattttttcccaaatcaatcaattcaatctccaaaatattatcatttaatattccctTGGCCCCAATACTCCAATTTAACCATTAAAgccaatatttaacacccttacctcagttttgtaGTAGTGTCCCGAAACCCCTAATTGAAATTCTGTTCCAGCAAACTTGTAAAAAATTTTCCGAGTAACCTcatggtggttcttgatcgtcaaTTCCAGCTTAAATTGGAGTAGAACtatagagagaagggagaggtgGTTcgtgggtttagagagagagagagagagagagagggagaagaaatAAATATTATAACCAGGTGAAGCTCGTAGGATTTTTATACTCTCAGCATTGCCAGAagaaaccatcgatagtttttCTGGGTGTCAcaaaaaccgttgacagtttggtcTTTATCCCAACCTTTTAACCGTTTACTTGTTACCGCTCTATGGTAATTTCCCATAACCGTCGAAAGTGCCAGTTTTCTCCTTCCCTAGccaaaaattcttttttttttttctaatttcttttattattatatttttcaagtctctacattttcccctccttttaaaaatttcgtccttgaaattttttgATTATATATGTACCAACCTTTAAAGGAAAATTTGTTGtacttttattaattaccctcacttatagcagaggaataccatggttacatttacgaTTTTGGGTGATTACAATAACCGAacaaaaaattctcccaaaatcacCACAACAGAAACCATTACATACACTGATTAACGTGCATAAAACAAAATCTATTTACATAATTTCCTTGCTTGTATTATTATCCTTTTCTAACTGATGCTGGACCCATTAAAACAAATTTGGGTATTTCTGGTGCATCTCCTCCTCCAGTTCCCACgatgcttcctccactgcattattcctccacaggacttttactagtggtattttcttagtGCACAACTCATGTTCTTACCTATCTAGAATCTACACTGGAatttcttcatatactaaagtatctctaagctctatctcctcataactgatcatgtgggagggatttgggatgcatttcctcagtatagaaacatggaatacgtcataaTCCCTGCATAGTGCTAGTAGTAAAGCTAACTTGTGTCTTGGACCCACtatctcaagtatctcgaatgggccactATACCTAGGActtagtttacccttcctcccaaacctcatagctctCCTCAGTGGTGCTACTCTAAAAAACACAtggtctcccacatcaaactccaactttcaATAACGAGTATCtgtgtaacttttctgccaactctcgactgcactgattctatctctaataagtcgaactttatcatacgaATGTTGTACCAATTTTGACCCTAGAACTTGTCTTTcccccatttcatcccaatatgatgaagaacgacaccttctactatataatgcctcgtaaggagtcatcccaatgctggcctaatagttgttattatatataaattcaactagtggcataaactaggTCCAATTGCCCCCAAAGTTCAACACACATGACCATAGCATATCCTCAATTATTTGGATCATCCTCTCCATCTGCCCATTAGtttaaggatgaaatgttgtgctgaatgctaactgagaccctaaagtcTCTCGCACATtattccaaaatcgtgatgtgaaacatgggtcccggtctgaaactatagatactagcactcAAAGGGTTCGAACTACCTCATGTATGTATAACTTTGCCAATCTGCTCATAGATCAGTTGACTTTAATATGGAgaaagtgagcagtcttcgtcagtcggtCTACAACCACCTAAATGGCATTCTATCCATGCAACGCCAGCAGTAaccctataacaaaatccatagatatatgatcccacctCTATTCAGGGATATAGAGTGGTTGCAACGGTCTTGCTGGTCTCTGGTGTTcaacctttacctgctagcacgtcaaacactgcttcaCAAACTTGGTCATCGCCcttttcatgccgctccaccaaaatgactctTGGAGGTCCCAATACATCTTAATACTGCCAGCatgcactgtgtaaagggatctatgCGCCTCCTCTAGGACAATTTTCTTAATCTCAGCATCTACAGGTACGCACAATATGGTATGGAAccttaaagctccatcatctgaatcATCTGAAATACCAAACTGCTCTCCCTGATCGTACCGCACTTATCCATTaactctactagttctgcatcatctctttgagcagctttaatcttttcctacAGGGTAGGCTGTAGTACTAATTTGGAAATGAATGCCTTGTGATCATCCTCTACTAGCTCCATAccaaacctctccaaatccatctggatcggatgctggatTGTCACTACTGACAATGCTGCTCCCATTGATTTCTGGCTTAGAGCATCAGTcactacatttgctttccctgggtggtagctgatagtgcgaTCGTAATCCTTAATAtgctctaaccatctcctcttcCTCATATTAAATTCTTTttgagtaaagaaatacttcaggctcttatggttagtaaaaatttcacacctaccttCATAGAGagagtgtctccaaatttttagcGTGTAGATCACCGCTCCTACTCccaatcatgggtagggtaattcttttcatactattTAAGTTGCTGAGACATATATGCAATATTCCTCCtcgtgttgcatcaacacacaaccaagtcccttctgggatgcatcactgtacatagcaaatccatcctctcctaacGGAATAGATAACACTAGTGCAGAGACAAGCCACTGTTTTAACTCTTGGGAACTCTACTCAcactcatcggtccattcaaactttacattcttccttgtgagtcgtgttagtggactTGACAACCTcgaaaatcatccataaaatgtCGATAGTACCCTTCTAGTCTTAGGAAACTTTGGATCTCTTGATCATTTCCCGGTCTCACTTAAttcactactgcttctatcttattTGGATCTACTAATATGCCATCCTCGGaaatcacatgtccaaggaaagtgacctgcctcagccaaaactcacattccttgaacttagcatataacttcttttctctcagtgTGTATGGTACTAATCTCAAATGATCTTCGTGCTCTTCAAAATTCTTTGAGTAGACCAGTgtatcatcaataaagacaacaaaGAACTGATCCATAAACgttgctggtgcattagtcatactaaatggcataactagaaactcatagtGACTATATTTGGTCTTGAATGTTGTCTTATAAACATCCTCAGctttaattttcacctgatgatatcctgaccgaagatcaatcttggaatagacctaggTCCCCTGAATAGCCAACACTAACtatggtgaggcacgtacacacgatcccacaaatttggATTCCTACTCTTCTGGTGgtatgaaaatcacctcttttttatggcaatcaatgctggtgtAGTTAGCTGCCAACTAGTTCACACCCAATATTATATTGAATCCCTACATATATAATATCACGAGATCGGCAGGTAATATTCTCtcctgaatacccactggatagtttttaagcacTCTTCTACACCAcactactgatccagtcggcGTGGCTACTGATAACTCAGCATCTAACAACTAGGTTTCTACTCCTTATAGTTTGATATATTTAGAAATATAAACGATTGAATAGCTCCTAAATCAAAAAAACactaaaactttaattaaaagaaaaatataaaaatttgtacCTGATTATTTTCCTAGAACTATCTCGAAGTAGGTGCCATCCTGTACTACGCACTACAATCTCGCGCCAAGTGCTCCGGTCTACCACACCGATAACAGACATTCCTTCCAAATCGAAATTCTCCTGAATGTTTCTGATAACACCTTGGACAAAGAGGGCGTGATAGATTACCCTGTCCAGTCCGATCTCCCATTCCCTGTCTCAAGCCTTCACTGCCTCCATGCCTTTTCCAAGGCCCCTGACTTGTACTTGCTTGAATTCTAGGAGGCGTAGGACTCTTCCTATTGTTCAAGTTTATAAACTCCTCTATCTGGTCATCCCTGGTGGAAGAGTGAATGTATCgatcatagaaaatttctttaaaactgTTCTATGTCAGGGTTGCTGAATCTGGCCTTTGTTCTTCGAGTAGTTTCACTGACATCCACCAACGTTTAGCCTCCCTAGTCATTTTAAAAACAATATACaaaaccttctgctcatctgCATAATGGAGACTTGCCAATATGCCCTCCATCTCTTGAATCCATTTTCTCGCAATGATTCTATTAGACCCTCCCACAAAAGTCAAGGGATTCACATAGGTAAATTACTCGATAGGGTAGCCAAGGTCAGCGGGTGGCCAGTTTTGTTCCCTAAAGTTCCACACAATACCTGCCATTACCTGCTGGCCTACTGTACATAGCATCTATTCAGAATCATTGCCATCCATGCTGAAAGTCCCTACATTGTCACTACTTCCAGTATTCATGTTGCTATTCCCAAGGTCCATActgaaagaaaataaacatagtcCAAGGACCCTATTTTCTTAACATAACTAGTATATATTTAGCTGACTAAAATCTCTGATTATCAATTAATTTAACTTCCTTACGCCCAATTTAAGATTAAATCctgcaatttagaaacacaacccaacaaaaatttactatggctttcctgaaatcatcaccctaggaaaaacacagaaaccaccacaaaaatcttATTTCTAGGctgtagaacaaaaccctaaattctcttCTTAACTTTCCAACCTTGACTAACTAAAATTtctcttcctatactctggtattgtttctattgtacactaaagtctacagaacttagcaacctaggctttgataccaaaatgtaatgacctgaagtttttgctatttttttttcacataataattatcataataactctgataccatgatataCTAATAGATTCAAAGTCCACACGAACCTataggtactagggatatacctgtctaTACATACATGTCCTCTATACAGTGGAAACTATAATTTACAcaaccattatatatatacaataccaatgttctactaagtccataaatacacatatagTCATCCCTAAAAATAACCataatatcctagggtcataaccctgACAATCCATCCTGAACACAATCCcacaacttacccttcagatagggtagtaAAGAACAACCCTCTCTACATCAGTGCTCGATCTGCTCTTCtatctaggtttcctaaaatatttgaaatgttgggggtgagacacctcttagtaagggatataaactaatatcagtgtgtggcagcgTGAGTATCattgtaatataaatatatattgtactTGGTATACTATATCTGTTAAATAAGGAAAACTTGTACATAATTCAACTACATTTAATAAATCTAAAAAAGCTATTTTTTATAAATCTAAATAAAtgatatttcatataacatttgtatacataaaaatcatctgctataatttcataataataaaatcacatcctggatggatagctagctaatgtcatgtattacccccacatgacttggttgtgcagcccgtaggtgaaacctagcaatggctggcctacaatgctgatcgccaaaggtatcactagatgggagagttgtaggTGAATTGTGGACGGGTTTTGCGATAGACTACTCGAGTGTGAGTGTATGTCTACTGGTGCACTATtttagtgatggaggatctaggcttggtgttatatATTTGGGcagtacatctttctggggtataagaaaggtgggtgcaagctgggtgatcctgtgtcaaacaaaggggtgatcgaggacatgacttttggtgataaagtcatggggcaACGTACtaaggtaaaggaagagaaacaaattccTGAAAGTTGTGGCAGCAATGAACATGTAGTTTTGGTGGAgttagatgctcagggaaaaaaTGCAAGGAGTTTCATCTTAGGTCAACAGTATCACGGTATGAATAggcatgtgatgtaggtggagcaaCAAAGTCAgggtagagatgacattgttcatattgcaaGGAGTTTTAGCTTGGGAGACCAACTGGTTCACAGTGGGCCCaaatgcactatcagaccaccattGCCTTATTTTCTTGCTGCAGTTGTGGGATTGTTCtatattcaccatttagattgttgcattgtgtgtttgatctttACATACAAATATGTATTTCGTTGCGCATGTTTGTGGGTTTTTTACACAACACATGTCTTCCTTCCTTTTTTATGTGGAAGGACTTTGTTTGACACTCAGTCTAAAGTGTGTAGCAAGAGGAGTGCTCACCATattagctttgtccatattgaacttttgaagtactttttcaatgTACTTTCTTGTGATAACCATAACTTCTTGACCTTTTTGTCATGTGTTATCCTTATACGAAGGATTTGATTTGTTGGTCTTAAGTTCTTCATTGCAAATAACTTACTCAATTCTTGCTTCAATATGCCAATTCTAGAAGCATTATTATCAACAATAAGCATACCATCAACATAgagcaataaaataataaaatcaccatcagataatttttgaataaaaacacAATGATCTGAAGTAGTCTTCTTATAGCCATGATCCCCCATAatagactcaaacttcttataccattgTCTCAGAGCCTACTTCAAACAGTACAAACTTTTCTTCAATTTGTACCCTCGGTCCTCTTTTCCTTGGGTACTAAAATCCTATGGCTTCTCCATGTAAAGCTTTTCTTCCAAGTCACTATAAAGAAAATCAGTGTTCACATCCATTTTTTCTACCTCTAAATCATTGTAAACTGCCAAACTCAATATAGTTATGATAGAGGACATTATTACAACTGGCGAGAATATTTCCTCAAAATCAATCTCCCTTTTTCTGATTGAAACCCTTAACGACCAATTTGTCTTTGCATTGTGAATTTGAAGAATTCTTGTAAAaacccccaaaaagagatataaaagattagtggaatgatttcaaaaaaataaaaaaaataaaaaaataaaaaaaattaataattagttAATCagatttaaacaaataaaaaaaaagaagaaaaaaaaaggaaataaaaaaaataattaaaatttatttatttttatttaataagatatattattaatattaattaaatatattattattatcattatataccTTCCTGAAGGATTCAGATCCTTCAGGAAGGTTTGAATTGATGGCAAACCCCCCCCcagcttttcttcttcttcttttatttttttttttcttttctctgctATTCTCctgcaactctctgaactctctttctctctctcctcacgttctctctccctttcttctcgatttcgtgacgaattttcgcctgatcgaaaatccaaagataccactggactccattcgctgctgccgtcatttctaccggagcggatcggtggtaggagcggcgtaagcgtattccatAGGGTAagtcatttccccctttttctttaatttcttgcaaaatataagcccaattgacgaacggataccaccacgagaatctagagatgattctctacaagtctagtgggacggaattctcatggggctgtcgggccaaaaccccaaatttggggtgtggcgattattaaggggcttatttttaattaattagcattaatttagaaatgctaaaatattaagcatctgagactgaagtaggatttctgaaatttagggctcgggtgagcgccacaggtgtaattttgggacccgcaggtaaaatttggaaaattaagtagggatattaaataatagtttaaatattaatttgaggtatatggagcctaaggaaggctagatgagtattattttggagaaatagattaattaatctggggaaaaatgtaaatttcaggagttgaatttcgggcactaagggcgtaggatttgggtcc
It encodes the following:
- the LOC131163061 gene encoding uncharacterized protein LOC131163061 — its product is MRKRRWLEHIKDYDRTISYHPGKANVVTDALSQKSMGAALSVVTIQHPIQMDLERFGMELVEDDHKGEQFGISDDSDDGALRFHTILCVPVDAEIKKIVLEEAHRSLYTVHAGSIKMYWDLQESFWWSGMKRAMTKFVKQCLTC